Proteins encoded within one genomic window of Xylophilus sp. GOD-11R:
- the eda gene encoding bifunctional 4-hydroxy-2-oxoglutarate aldolase/2-dehydro-3-deoxy-phosphogluconate aldolase, which translates to MAVTDTTSLTPRDVMADAPVIPVIVLNDVAHAVPLARALVAGGIRMLEVTLRTPQAIACIEAIAREVPEAIVGAGTIRTASDADAAAAAGARFGVSPGYTPTIGRACREAGIPLLPGVATGSEIMAALEDGFTALKFFPAMQAGGPAMLKAWHGPFADVVFCPTGGVSAGNAGELLSLPNVACVGGSWLTPGDAVKAGDWARITALAKGAKALPRG; encoded by the coding sequence ATGGCTGTAACCGACACCACCTCTCTCACCCCGCGCGACGTCATGGCCGATGCGCCGGTCATCCCGGTCATCGTGCTCAACGACGTGGCCCATGCCGTGCCGCTGGCGCGCGCGCTGGTCGCCGGCGGTATCCGCATGCTGGAGGTGACGCTGCGCACGCCGCAGGCCATCGCCTGCATCGAGGCCATCGCCCGGGAGGTGCCGGAAGCCATCGTGGGCGCGGGCACCATCCGCACCGCGTCGGATGCCGATGCCGCCGCCGCAGCCGGTGCGCGCTTCGGCGTCAGCCCAGGCTACACGCCCACCATCGGCCGGGCCTGCCGCGAGGCCGGCATTCCGCTGCTGCCGGGCGTGGCGACCGGCTCGGAGATCATGGCGGCGCTGGAAGACGGCTTCACCGCGCTGAAGTTCTTCCCGGCGATGCAGGCCGGCGGCCCGGCCATGCTCAAGGCCTGGCACGGCCCGTTCGCCGACGTGGTGTTCTGCCCGACCGGCGGGGTCAGCGCGGGCAATGCCGGTGAACTCCTGTCGCTGCCCAATGTGGCCTGCGTGGGCGGCTCCTGGCTGACGCCGGGCGATGCGGTCAAGGCCGGCGACTGGGCGCGCATCACGGCCCTGGCCAAGGGAGCGAAAGCTCTGCCTCGCGGGTAA
- a CDS encoding nucleotidyl transferase AbiEii/AbiGii toxin family protein, which translates to MYERDHHRRIASVLLSLDADLLQSHACYFGGGTAIALRYGEYRESADIDFLVSDRAGYRALRELLAGPDRLRPLFRTDAGLQQIREVRADQYGIRTLVDAGGRAIKFEIVQEGRITFATPTAADRVCGVSALSPLDMATSELLANTDRWRDDSIMSRGLIDLAMMAPARSMLRQAMVKAREAYGASIDSALGKAIDYLRQFPQRLDQRMAAMSMTTVPRAQLWQRIKALEAVVAPHPRA; encoded by the coding sequence TTGTATGAGCGTGATCATCACCGTCGTATCGCCAGCGTGCTGCTGTCGCTCGACGCCGACCTGCTCCAGTCGCACGCCTGCTACTTCGGCGGCGGCACCGCCATCGCGCTGCGCTACGGCGAATACCGCGAGTCGGCAGATATCGATTTTCTGGTGTCTGACAGAGCCGGCTACCGCGCATTGCGCGAATTGCTCGCCGGCCCGGACCGGCTGCGACCGTTGTTCAGAACCGATGCCGGTCTTCAGCAGATCCGCGAGGTGCGCGCCGACCAGTACGGCATTCGCACGCTGGTCGACGCTGGCGGCCGTGCCATCAAGTTCGAGATCGTGCAGGAAGGCCGCATCACCTTCGCTACACCGACCGCGGCCGATCGCGTCTGCGGAGTGTCGGCCCTGAGCCCGCTCGACATGGCCACCAGCGAGCTGCTGGCCAACACCGACCGCTGGCGCGACGATTCGATAATGAGCCGTGGCTTGATCGATCTCGCCATGATGGCGCCCGCACGGTCGATGCTGCGCCAGGCCATGGTCAAGGCGCGCGAGGCGTATGGAGCGTCGATCGACTCTGCCCTGGGTAAGGCGATCGACTACCTGCGCCAGTTTCCGCAGCGGCTCGACCAGCGCATGGCGGCGATGTCCATGACGACGGTTCCGCGCGCGCAGCTCTGGCAGCGGATCAAGGCGCTGGAGGCAGTCGTGGCGCCGCACCCACGCGCCTGA
- a CDS encoding excinuclease ABC subunit UvrA, whose translation MQKKTDRTDAPPTGFVQVRGAREHNLRQVDVDIPRDRLVVFTGISGSGKSSLAFGTIYAEAQRRYFDSVAPYARRLLDQAGAPQVDRIDGLPPAVALQQQRGTPTARSTVGSVTHLSDLLRLLYSRAGHYPRDQAMLFAEDFSPNTPQGACPHCHGLGRVYDATEKSMVPDDRLSIRERAIAAWPPAWYGQNLRDILVSLGHDVDKPWHKLPRKTRDWILFTDEQPQVPVYAGFSPEETADAVRRQLAPSYMGTFSSARRYLLHNFATTQSASTKKRVARFLVSTPCPMCDGKRLKKESLSVRFAGLDIGEMARLPLDDMAERLRPAAEDAQADESAGATERAARIRARHEGATHAGTPDVTRTDALSTEKRIAARRIATELRERIGRLTRLGLGYLGMERATTTLSSGELQRLRLGTQLASQLFGVVYVLDEPSAGLHPADGEALLDALEGLRDGGNSVFVVEHDTATMQRAQWLVDVGPGAGEHGGRVLYSGPPAGLAAVAESQTARYLFASEVAGPARVAREPAGWLQLRGVSRHNLRDVDADFPLACLCAVTGISGSGKSSLVSQSLVELVQARLGAAPLRETEAADDGDDAADDPVDSVEPTAGRIVAGLDGIRRLVQVDQKPIGRTPRSNLATYTGLFDAVRKLFAATPQARARGYGAGRFSFNVAQGRCPVCEGEGFVSVEMMFMPSVYAPCPQCHGARYAPETLEVRWQGRDIAEVLGLTVDTAADFFAQEAAIARPLEVLQQIGLGYLRLGQPATELSGGEAQRIKLATELQRLRRGDTLYVLDEPTTGLHPADIDRLLTHLDALVAAGNTVVVVEHDMRLVARCDWVIDIGPGAGHSGGQVVACGTPARVAAAEGSRTAPYLAQALAG comes from the coding sequence ATGCAGAAGAAAACAGACAGGACCGATGCGCCCCCGACCGGCTTCGTACAGGTGCGCGGCGCCCGCGAGCACAACCTGCGGCAGGTCGATGTCGACATTCCGCGCGACCGGCTGGTGGTGTTCACCGGCATTTCTGGCTCGGGCAAGTCGTCGCTGGCCTTCGGCACCATTTACGCCGAGGCGCAGCGCCGCTATTTCGATTCGGTGGCGCCCTATGCGCGCCGGCTGCTCGACCAGGCCGGCGCGCCGCAGGTCGACCGCATCGACGGACTTCCGCCGGCCGTCGCGCTGCAGCAGCAGCGCGGCACCCCGACGGCGCGTTCCACGGTCGGCAGCGTGACCCACCTGTCCGACCTGCTGCGCCTGCTCTATTCACGCGCCGGCCACTACCCGCGAGACCAGGCGATGCTGTTCGCCGAAGACTTCTCGCCCAACACCCCGCAGGGCGCCTGCCCGCACTGCCACGGCCTGGGCCGGGTCTACGACGCCACCGAGAAAAGCATGGTGCCCGACGACCGGCTGAGCATCCGCGAGCGCGCCATCGCCGCCTGGCCGCCGGCCTGGTACGGGCAGAACCTGCGCGACATCCTGGTGTCGCTGGGCCACGATGTCGACAAGCCCTGGCACAAGTTGCCGCGCAAGACCCGCGACTGGATTCTGTTCACCGACGAGCAGCCGCAGGTGCCGGTCTACGCCGGCTTCAGCCCCGAGGAAACCGCCGATGCGGTGCGCCGCCAGCTCGCGCCGAGCTACATGGGCACCTTCAGCAGCGCACGGCGCTATCTGCTGCACAACTTCGCCACCACCCAGAGCGCGTCGACCAAGAAGCGGGTGGCGCGCTTTCTGGTCAGCACGCCGTGCCCGATGTGCGATGGGAAACGGCTCAAGAAGGAGTCGCTGTCGGTGCGTTTCGCCGGCCTCGACATCGGCGAGATGGCGCGCCTACCGCTGGACGACATGGCTGAGCGGCTGCGGCCCGCTGCCGAGGACGCGCAGGCTGACGAATCCGCCGGTGCGACCGAGCGCGCGGCCCGCATCCGCGCCCGCCACGAGGGCGCGACCCACGCCGGCACGCCCGATGTGACACGCACCGATGCCCTGTCGACCGAGAAACGCATCGCCGCACGACGCATCGCCACCGAACTGCGCGAGCGCATCGGGCGGCTGACCCGGCTCGGCCTGGGTTATCTCGGCATGGAGCGGGCGACGACGACGCTGTCGTCGGGCGAGCTGCAACGCCTGCGGCTCGGCACGCAGCTGGCGTCGCAGCTCTTCGGCGTGGTGTACGTGCTCGACGAGCCGTCTGCCGGCCTGCACCCGGCTGACGGCGAGGCGCTGCTCGACGCGCTGGAAGGCCTGCGCGACGGCGGCAATTCGGTCTTCGTGGTGGAGCACGACACGGCCACCATGCAGCGGGCGCAATGGCTGGTGGACGTGGGGCCGGGTGCCGGCGAACACGGCGGCCGGGTGCTCTACAGCGGGCCGCCGGCGGGGCTGGCGGCCGTCGCCGAATCGCAGACGGCGCGCTATCTCTTTGCGTCGGAAGTCGCAGGCCCCGCCCGCGTCGCGCGTGAGCCCGCCGGCTGGCTGCAGTTGCGCGGCGTGAGCCGGCACAACCTGCGCGACGTCGACGCCGACTTTCCGCTGGCCTGCCTGTGCGCGGTGACCGGCATCTCCGGCTCCGGCAAGTCCAGCCTGGTGAGCCAGTCGCTGGTGGAGCTGGTGCAGGCGCGCCTGGGCGCCGCGCCGCTACGGGAGACCGAGGCGGCGGACGACGGCGACGACGCGGCCGACGATCCTGTCGACAGCGTGGAGCCGACCGCCGGGCGCATCGTCGCCGGGCTCGACGGCATTCGCCGCCTGGTGCAGGTCGACCAAAAGCCGATCGGCCGCACGCCGCGCTCCAACCTCGCCACCTACACCGGCCTGTTCGACGCGGTGCGCAAGCTGTTCGCCGCCACGCCGCAGGCCCGGGCGCGCGGCTACGGCGCCGGCCGCTTCTCCTTCAACGTGGCGCAGGGGCGCTGCCCGGTCTGCGAGGGCGAAGGCTTCGTCAGCGTGGAGATGATGTTCATGCCCAGCGTCTATGCGCCGTGCCCGCAATGCCACGGCGCGCGGTATGCGCCCGAGACGCTGGAGGTGCGCTGGCAGGGCCGCGACATCGCCGAGGTGCTCGGCCTGACGGTGGATACCGCCGCCGACTTCTTCGCGCAGGAAGCGGCAATCGCCCGGCCGCTGGAGGTGCTGCAGCAGATCGGGCTGGGTTATCTCCGCCTGGGTCAGCCGGCCACAGAACTCTCTGGCGGCGAGGCCCAGCGCATCAAGCTCGCGACCGAGCTGCAGCGGCTGCGGCGCGGCGACACCCTGTACGTGCTCGACGAGCCGACCACCGGCCTGCATCCGGCCGACATCGACCGCCTGCTGACCCACCTCGACGCGCTGGTGGCGGCCGGCAATACGGTGGTAGTGGTGGAGCACGACATGCGGCTGGTGGCGCGCTGCGACTGGGTGATCGACATCGGGCCAGGCGCGGGCCACTCCGGCGGCCAGGTGGTGGCTTGCGGCACACCGGCCCGGGTGGCCGCGGCCGAAGGCAGCCGCACCGCGCCGTACCTGGCACAGGCGCTGGCGGGCTGA
- a CDS encoding transporter, whose product MSSFANPAWPGSGDDAGLICGYRFDEDGAVARPMSLDEATVWLHDARPDDDDPTFAWLHFNLSHAHAKRWIQRHAGLPDAFFDALRETSHSTRIERDDDALVAVLNDVHFEFGFEPSDIATLWICVRPHLVVTARTRPLRSVDALRTAVRDGRSPRSTVELLEQLMRTQAGSLVDILRGVTARVDDIEDKLLAGRRANERARLGTLRRLLVRLQRLLAPEPAALFRVLHHPPAWMAEDDLQQLRGSTEEFSVVLRDMQGLQERIKLLQEEMAAAVNEDNNRSLFVLTVVTVLALPINILAGLFGMNVGGIPLAESPHGFWILVSLVLTFTVIAGWLALRKKDR is encoded by the coding sequence ATGTCTTCCTTTGCGAATCCGGCTTGGCCCGGCAGCGGCGACGATGCCGGCCTGATCTGCGGCTACCGTTTCGACGAAGACGGCGCCGTGGCGCGGCCGATGTCGCTCGACGAAGCCACCGTCTGGCTGCACGACGCCCGCCCCGACGACGACGACCCGACCTTCGCCTGGCTGCATTTCAACCTCAGCCATGCCCACGCCAAGCGCTGGATCCAGCGCCACGCCGGCCTGCCCGACGCCTTCTTCGACGCCCTGCGCGAAACCTCGCACTCCACCCGCATCGAGCGTGACGACGATGCCCTGGTCGCGGTGCTCAACGACGTGCATTTCGAATTCGGCTTCGAGCCGTCGGACATCGCCACGCTGTGGATCTGCGTGCGGCCGCACCTGGTGGTGACCGCGCGCACCCGGCCGCTGCGCTCGGTGGACGCGCTGCGCACCGCCGTGCGCGACGGGCGCTCGCCGCGATCCACCGTGGAGCTGCTGGAGCAGCTCATGCGCACCCAGGCCGGAAGCCTGGTCGACATCCTGCGCGGTGTCACCGCCCGCGTCGACGACATCGAGGACAAGCTCCTGGCCGGCCGCCGCGCCAACGAACGCGCGCGCCTGGGCACGCTGCGCCGCCTGCTGGTGCGGCTGCAGCGCCTGCTGGCCCCGGAGCCGGCCGCGCTGTTTCGGGTGCTGCACCATCCGCCGGCCTGGATGGCCGAGGACGACCTGCAGCAACTGCGCGGTTCCACCGAAGAATTCTCGGTGGTGCTGCGCGACATGCAGGGCCTGCAGGAACGCATCAAGCTGCTGCAGGAAGAAATGGCCGCCGCCGTGAACGAAGACAACAACCGCAGCCTGTTCGTACTGACGGTGGTCACCGTGCTGGCCTTGCCGATCAACATCCTGGCCGGGCTTTTCGGCATGAACGTGGGCGGCATTCCGCTGGCTGAGAGCCCGCACGGATTCTGGATCCTGGTGTCGCTGGTGCTGACCTTCACCGTCATCGCCGGCTGGCTGGCGCTGCGCAAGAAGGACCGCTGA
- a CDS encoding tetratricopeptide repeat protein, protein MLAENALVAILDALDAGRPDDALSTAAEALRKHPDDARLRSAAGIAARLAGRVDEAEAHWRHALAIRPDAQVTQHLAMLLMAPGRTDDALACWQRSADDGSADAVCWANLGLLRLRRREDTAAEAALRRSLALDPLQAGTWTNLGVLLAAGERWQEADGAYHRALELHPDDVAALTNRGLTLEALRRLPEAEACQRRALALAPDRAEVHNHLAGVLARRQSEAEAEAHYREALRLQPDNAVHLSNLGALLYDLGRVDEAETTLRAAVAQDPQLGSAHINLGQLLLALGQLPEGFAHTEMRYRLRVPGAVPSFPDTLPPGAARRWAGGPLEGQRLLVWPEQGHGDQIQFSRFLATVRAQHRPATLTCACTDSLLPLLRGLDGAHGFIALQDAPAALSTHDFWVPLMSLPLYCGTTLATIPGPTPYLAADPADIAHWSPRIPTEGLRVGLVWRGNVQHENDADRSLPGLATLAPLWNVPGVTFVSLQKWAGEDEARQPPPGQPLTHLGSDIRTFSDSAAILSQLDLLISVDTAACHLAGALDIPCWVLLPAYRNDWRWLRKRDDTPWYRRTRLFRQARRGDWAPVVASVVLALSDLRSS, encoded by the coding sequence ATGCTGGCTGAGAACGCCCTTGTCGCCATCCTCGACGCGCTCGACGCCGGCCGGCCCGACGACGCCCTGTCGACCGCCGCCGAGGCGCTGCGCAAGCATCCGGACGATGCCCGCCTGCGCAGCGCCGCCGGCATCGCCGCGCGCCTGGCCGGTCGTGTGGACGAGGCCGAGGCGCACTGGCGCCATGCCCTCGCCATCCGTCCCGACGCCCAGGTCACCCAGCACCTGGCCATGCTGCTGATGGCGCCCGGCCGCACCGACGACGCACTGGCCTGCTGGCAGCGCAGCGCCGACGACGGTAGCGCCGACGCGGTCTGCTGGGCCAACCTGGGCCTGCTGCGTCTGCGCCGCCGCGAAGACACTGCCGCCGAAGCCGCCCTGCGCCGATCGTTGGCCCTCGATCCGCTGCAAGCCGGCACCTGGACCAACCTCGGCGTGCTGCTGGCCGCCGGGGAGCGCTGGCAGGAAGCCGATGGCGCCTACCACCGCGCGCTCGAACTGCATCCCGACGACGTCGCCGCGCTGACCAATCGGGGCCTGACGCTCGAAGCGCTGCGGCGCCTGCCCGAAGCCGAGGCCTGCCAGCGCCGCGCCCTGGCGCTGGCGCCCGACCGGGCCGAGGTCCACAACCACCTCGCCGGCGTGCTGGCGCGCCGGCAGTCGGAGGCCGAGGCCGAAGCGCATTACCGCGAAGCGCTGCGGCTGCAGCCGGACAACGCGGTGCATCTGTCCAACCTCGGCGCCCTGCTCTACGACCTCGGCCGCGTGGACGAGGCCGAAACCACGCTGCGCGCCGCCGTCGCGCAGGATCCGCAGCTCGGCTCGGCCCACATCAACCTGGGCCAGCTGCTGCTGGCGCTGGGCCAGCTGCCCGAAGGCTTCGCCCACACCGAGATGCGCTATCGCCTGCGCGTGCCCGGCGCGGTGCCGAGCTTTCCCGATACGCTGCCGCCCGGCGCCGCCCGTCGCTGGGCGGGCGGGCCGCTGGAAGGGCAACGCCTGCTGGTCTGGCCCGAGCAGGGTCATGGCGACCAGATCCAGTTCAGCCGTTTCCTCGCCACCGTACGCGCGCAGCACCGCCCGGCCACCCTCACCTGCGCCTGCACCGATTCCCTGCTGCCGCTGCTGCGCGGCCTCGACGGTGCGCATGGCTTCATCGCGTTGCAAGACGCCCCCGCCGCCCTGTCCACGCACGACTTCTGGGTGCCGCTGATGAGCCTGCCGCTCTACTGCGGCACCACGCTGGCGACCATTCCCGGCCCCACGCCCTATCTGGCCGCGGACCCGGCCGACATCGCCCATTGGTCACCGCGCATTCCGACAGAGGGCCTGCGCGTCGGCCTGGTCTGGCGCGGCAACGTACAGCACGAGAACGACGCCGACCGCTCCCTGCCCGGCCTCGCCACCCTGGCGCCGCTGTGGAACGTGCCGGGCGTCACCTTCGTGAGCCTGCAGAAATGGGCCGGCGAGGACGAAGCCCGCCAGCCGCCACCCGGCCAGCCGCTCACGCATCTGGGCAGCGACATCCGCACCTTCTCCGACTCGGCGGCCATCCTGTCGCAGCTCGATCTGCTGATTTCGGTGGACACCGCTGCCTGCCACCTCGCCGGCGCGCTCGATATTCCCTGCTGGGTGCTGCTGCCGGCCTACCGCAACGACTGGCGCTGGCTGCGCAAGCGTGACGACACGCCTTGGTACCGCCGCACCCGGCTGTTTCGCCAGGCGCGGCGCGGCGACTGGGCGCCAGTGGTCGCATCGGTCGTGCTGGCATTGAGCGACTTGCGCAGCAGCTGA
- a CDS encoding adenylyltransferase/cytidyltransferase family protein, whose translation MSADKICDTATLADRIAALPRPLVFTNGVFDLLHRGHVDCLQRARALGASLVVGLNSDLSARGLGKGAGRPLVPWEDRAAVLAALASVDLVVGFDEPAPLALLDRLRPEVYAKGGDYDMATLAEAARVRGWGASAVALPLLPGRSTSALVRRIRSLDAG comes from the coding sequence ATGAGCGCCGACAAGATCTGCGACACCGCCACGCTCGCCGACCGCATCGCGGCGCTGCCGCGTCCGCTGGTCTTCACCAACGGCGTGTTCGACCTGTTGCACCGCGGCCATGTCGACTGCCTGCAGCGGGCGCGCGCGCTGGGGGCGTCGCTCGTCGTCGGGCTCAATTCGGATTTGTCGGCGCGCGGCCTCGGCAAGGGCGCGGGCCGACCACTCGTGCCCTGGGAAGACCGCGCCGCCGTGCTGGCCGCGCTGGCCTCGGTCGACCTCGTCGTCGGCTTCGACGAGCCCGCGCCGCTGGCCCTGCTCGACCGGCTGCGCCCCGAGGTGTATGCCAAAGGCGGCGACTACGACATGGCCACGCTCGCCGAAGCCGCACGGGTGCGAGGCTGGGGCGCCAGCGCCGTCGCCCTGCCCTTGCTGCCCGGCCGCTCGACCAGCGCGCTGGTGCGGCGCATCCGGAGCCTCGATGCTGGCTGA
- the rfaE1 gene encoding D-glycero-beta-D-manno-heptose-7-phosphate kinase, which translates to MTPTPREIAACRVLVAGDAILDRYWLGSVEHISREAPVPIVQVADEQERLGGAANAATNVRSLGASATLLSIRGRDADADRLAALVTQADIAWAGAHDDALPTTVKLRIVGRAQQLLRADFTRGLPSATALDTFAQAFTAALPRHAAVLLSDYGRGALARVPDLVAAARAAALPVVVDPRGGDFDRYAGATLLTPNRAELREAIGPWRDEADLADRVQALRHRLNLDAVLATRAEQGMTLFDADGALHVPATAREVFDVTGAGDTVAAVMATLLGCGLPMREAVPFANRAGGIVVGRFGTASVRYAELFA; encoded by the coding sequence ATGACGCCCACCCCGCGCGAGATCGCCGCCTGCCGCGTGCTGGTGGCCGGCGACGCCATCCTGGACCGCTACTGGCTGGGCAGCGTCGAACACATCTCGCGCGAGGCGCCGGTGCCCATCGTCCAGGTTGCCGACGAGCAGGAGCGCCTCGGTGGCGCGGCCAACGCCGCGACGAACGTGCGCTCGCTCGGCGCGTCGGCCACGCTGCTGTCGATCCGTGGCCGCGATGCCGACGCCGACCGGCTGGCCGCCCTGGTCACCCAAGCCGACATCGCCTGGGCCGGCGCGCACGACGACGCGCTGCCCACCACCGTCAAGCTGCGCATCGTCGGCCGCGCGCAGCAACTGCTGCGGGCCGACTTCACCCGCGGCCTGCCGAGTGCCACGGCGCTCGACACCTTCGCCCAGGCCTTCACCGCCGCCCTGCCCCGTCACGCCGCGGTGCTGCTGTCCGACTACGGACGGGGCGCCCTCGCCCGGGTGCCCGACCTCGTCGCCGCTGCCCGCGCCGCCGCGTTGCCGGTCGTGGTCGACCCGCGCGGCGGCGACTTCGACCGGTATGCCGGCGCCACCCTGCTCACCCCCAACCGCGCCGAGCTGCGGGAAGCCATCGGCCCATGGCGCGACGAGGCCGACCTCGCCGACCGCGTACAGGCCTTGCGCCATCGCCTGAACCTCGACGCCGTGCTCGCCACCCGCGCCGAGCAAGGCATGACGCTGTTCGATGCCGACGGTGCCCTGCACGTGCCGGCCACCGCCCGCGAGGTGTTCGACGTCACCGGCGCGGGCGACACCGTCGCGGCGGTCATGGCTACGCTGCTCGGCTGCGGCTTGCCGATGCGCGAAGCGGTGCCTTTCGCCAATAGGGCCGGCGGCATCGTGGTCGGCCGCTTCGGCACGGCCAGCGTGCGTTACGCGGAGCTGTTCGCATGA
- the gloA gene encoding lactoylglutathione lyase, with amino-acid sequence MRLLHTMLRVGDLQRSIDFYTQVIGMQLLRQSENTEYKYSLAFLGFEGGNPGQAEIELTFNWGTTEYEMGTAYGHIALGVPDAYAACDKIRAAGGNVTREAGPVKGGSTVIAFVTDPDGYKIELIQRADGAAGGGLKAA; translated from the coding sequence ATGCGACTTCTTCACACCATGCTGCGCGTCGGCGACCTCCAGCGTTCCATCGACTTCTACACCCAGGTCATCGGCATGCAGCTGCTGCGCCAGTCCGAGAACACCGAATACAAGTACAGCCTGGCCTTTCTCGGCTTCGAGGGCGGCAACCCCGGCCAGGCCGAGATCGAGCTCACCTTCAACTGGGGCACTACCGAATACGAGATGGGCACCGCCTACGGCCACATCGCCCTCGGGGTGCCCGACGCCTACGCCGCCTGCGACAAGATCCGCGCGGCCGGCGGCAACGTCACCCGCGAGGCCGGCCCGGTCAAGGGCGGCAGCACCGTCATCGCCTTCGTGACCGACCCCGACGGCTACAAGATCGAACTCATCCAGCGCGCCGACGGCGCCGCCGGTGGAGGCCTGAAGGCCGCATGA
- a CDS encoding MarR family winged helix-turn-helix transcriptional regulator → MSAVDLIAPLAPEAMPADAAPLMPTGCTNAKLRQLTRRVGQHFDAEVAQSGLKTTQYSLLTTIESRGPVRAVDLAASLHMTASTLSRNLHVLVDAGWLQIDEGPDARSRLVRITEAGRTRRRAARAHWRRAQQSLVALLGAERVAALHTLIDEALPLLAPAPDEQLDDH, encoded by the coding sequence ATGTCTGCCGTCGACCTGATTGCCCCCCTTGCGCCCGAGGCGATGCCGGCCGATGCCGCGCCGCTGATGCCCACCGGCTGCACCAATGCCAAGCTGCGCCAGCTCACCCGCCGTGTGGGCCAGCACTTCGATGCCGAGGTGGCGCAGTCCGGCCTCAAGACCACGCAGTATTCGCTGCTGACCACCATCGAATCGCGCGGCCCGGTGCGGGCGGTGGACCTCGCGGCGTCGCTGCACATGACCGCGTCCACGCTCAGCCGCAACCTGCATGTGCTGGTCGATGCCGGCTGGCTGCAGATCGACGAAGGCCCGGACGCCCGCAGCCGCCTGGTGCGCATCACCGAGGCCGGGCGCACCCGTCGCCGCGCGGCGCGCGCGCACTGGCGCCGGGCGCAGCAATCGCTGGTGGCGCTGCTCGGCGCGGAGCGGGTGGCGGCGCTGCACACGCTCATCGACGAAGCGCTGCCGCTGCTGGCGCCGGCGCCCGACGAGCAGCTCGACGACCACTGA
- a CDS encoding MFS transporter translates to MLSRDFSSWLQRRGIHYGWVMAVVTFLTMLTMSAALGLPGAMLQPLSKEFGWTTGDISSVLAVRFALFGLMGPFSAVLMERFGLRAVMCAGLALVGGGMALVTQASHLWQLFVLWSLMLGLGTGLTALVLGAVVANRWFVARRGLVVGILTASAATGQLAFLPFAAWMIEHWGWRSAVAPLFLGCAIVATLVFLFVRNRPADLGLAPYGEAPGTAPVAPPAAGSMTWRTPFVALAEASRSGTFWVLAGTFFICGLSTNGLVQTHFISLCGDNGLAAVPAASVLAMMGAFDLVGTIASGWLSDRYDCRKLLFWYYGLRGLSLFWLPHSGFTFYGLGLFAIFYGLDWIATVPPTVKLAGAAFGPQRVGLVFGWVFAAHQLGAATAAYGAGFSRTMLMSYTPALYAAGAACLVAAVMALGAQRVVPPLAAARKASTA, encoded by the coding sequence ATGTTGTCCCGCGACTTTTCTTCCTGGCTGCAGCGCCGGGGCATCCATTACGGCTGGGTGATGGCGGTGGTCACCTTCCTGACCATGCTCACCATGTCGGCCGCGCTCGGGCTGCCGGGCGCGATGCTGCAGCCGCTGTCCAAGGAATTTGGCTGGACCACGGGCGATATCTCCTCGGTGCTGGCGGTGCGTTTCGCACTGTTCGGGCTGATGGGGCCTTTCTCGGCGGTGCTGATGGAGCGCTTTGGACTGCGCGCGGTGATGTGCGCGGGGCTGGCGCTGGTGGGTGGGGGCATGGCGCTGGTCACGCAGGCGTCGCACCTCTGGCAGTTGTTCGTGCTGTGGAGCCTCATGCTGGGCCTGGGCACCGGCCTGACCGCCTTGGTGTTGGGTGCGGTGGTGGCCAACCGCTGGTTCGTGGCCCGGCGGGGGCTGGTCGTGGGCATTCTCACGGCGAGCGCGGCGACCGGCCAGCTGGCGTTTTTGCCCTTCGCGGCCTGGATGATCGAGCACTGGGGCTGGCGCTCGGCGGTGGCGCCACTGTTCCTGGGTTGCGCCATCGTCGCGACGCTGGTCTTTCTGTTCGTGCGCAACCGTCCGGCCGACCTGGGTCTGGCGCCTTACGGCGAAGCGCCGGGCACCGCCCCGGTCGCGCCGCCTGCCGCCGGCAGCATGACCTGGCGCACGCCTTTCGTGGCGCTGGCCGAGGCCTCGCGCAGCGGCACCTTCTGGGTGCTGGCCGGCACCTTCTTCATTTGCGGGCTGTCGACCAACGGGCTGGTGCAGACGCACTTCATCTCGCTGTGCGGCGACAACGGACTGGCGGCGGTGCCGGCGGCGTCGGTGCTGGCCATGATGGGCGCCTTCGATCTGGTCGGCACCATCGCCTCGGGCTGGCTGTCGGACCGCTACGACTGCCGCAAGCTGCTGTTCTGGTACTACGGACTGCGCGGGCTGTCGCTGTTCTGGCTGCCGCATTCGGGCTTTACCTTCTACGGCCTGGGCCTGTTCGCCATCTTCTACGGCCTGGACTGGATCGCCACCGTGCCGCCGACCGTCAAGCTCGCCGGTGCCGCCTTCGGGCCGCAGAGGGTGGGGCTGGTTTTCGGCTGGGTGTTCGCGGCGCACCAGCTGGGCGCGGCGACGGCGGCCTACGGCGCGGGCTTTTCGCGGACCATGCTGATGAGCTACACCCCCGCGTTGTATGCGGCCGGCGCCGCCTGCTTGGTCGCGGCGGTCATGGCGCTCGGCGCCCAGCGTGTGGTGCCGCCGCTGGCGGCCGCGCGCAAGGCGTCGACCGCCTGA